The Pungitius pungitius chromosome 10, fPunPun2.1, whole genome shotgun sequence DNA window gaaagtgtttgtgtggtccTCAGATCCTGGAGCTGCTAGTGCAGCGGGACAGGGAGTTTCTGGAGCTGATGGAGGTAGCTCAGCAGCAGGGGAAAGTTCACCAGGAGatgcagctgctggagaaggaggtggagaagagagACAGCGACATCCAGCAGCTCCAGAAGCAGCTAAAGGAGGCGGAACATATCTTGGTGGGTggtgcttttttcttttgtttatacGTTTATGTTTTAAGGTagtttgtgtaaatgtatgAGATGTTAGTCAACTCgttaataagtgcattttaaaaaaCTCAAAAACTATTGCAAAATTGTCTTCTGTTGTTCTAAATTaagttctctttttcttttctttttcaaaggcCACTGCTGTTTACCAGGCAAAAGAGAAACTCAAATCCATTGACAAAGCCAGAAAAGGTGAGCGACGGCATCCGTCCGTCACTCTGAATGTTGCTGCGACCCTGAACTGTGTTTTTTGTGCCTGATGGTTCGTTGACCTGTTGTTTTGCAGGAAGCATCTCCTCGGAGGAAATCATCAAGTACGCTCACAGGATCAGTGCCAGTAACGCTGTGTGTGCGCCGCTCAACTGGATTCCAGGTAGGAACCACGGAACCACGTCCGTCTGCTCCTGCTTTTCGTGTTGCACTTGCTAACACTCAGCTTGGTTACAGGGGATCCACGCAGACCCTATCCCACTGACCTGGAGATGCGTAGTGGAATGCTGGGCCACATGGCCAACCTGCCGACCAATGGCGTGAATGGTCATCTGCCAGGTGACGCTCTGGCTGCTGGGCGGTTGCCAGGTGAGTCCTTGAAGAGGATTAGAGTGTTACGCCACCACCGTGGAACTGATAAGAATGTGTTTGTCAAAGTCACTGCGACCCTCGCCCAGTCAATTCTGGCCGTAACTCAAGAAGCTCTATTCTTATTTACATCTACTTGTCTCTTTAGAAAGCACATGCATTGTTCTAATGTGTAATGATGCAGATCTTACTCCACTCTCTTGGCTTCTTCTTTACTAAAGTGGAACAAACTTGCATTGGAGCTTTCCCCCCCCATTTTAcatcaattaattaaaaaattgcTTATGAAGGAGTCTGAGTTCAAAGTATTAATAAATTTGAAGCTGTTGAATAGTAGTTTACTGTGCATTTATTATAGCATGTAGTTATCATATTGATAGCTGTTGTTGAATGTTGTGTTGTCATTATCCAACATAAACACTGAACagcctgttttttcttctgctggacCTCTGTGGGAGCTCAGACCAGAGCTTTGAGTAGATTTGGGAATCCACAGAATAACTTgagtctctcctcttctctcagaCGTCTTGACGCCTCACTACCCCTGGCAGTCCTCGGACGTCTCAGTGGGGATGCTGCCTcctcaccatggcaacgactTTGGCTTGGAGCCCCCGGGTCACAACAAGGAGAATGAGGACGACGTGGAGGCCATGTCGACCGAttcttccagcagcagcagcgattCAGActgagtgcgtgtgtgcgtgtgtgcgtgtgtgcgtgtgtgcgtgtgtgcgtgtgtgtgtgtgtgtgcgtgacacaACTGAGCAACACCTCATCGAGTATCTTTGGTTCAAATCGTAGTCTACACGAGGTAATTGTAAAACCTTGCATGCTCTGGACTACACCATCATTATtctcagctgttttctcttaaGTTTCCCTTCTAGTTTTTACTAAATAAGGGCCATCTTTTATGCACATTTTGTAGAATAAGCCAGTTTGTAAGGGTAGCattgaattctttttttgattCCTGGATTGCCATAAAgttatatttgtgttttaacTCCTCTTCTCTGGACTTCTCATAACTAGTACACTGTGGCCCAGCAATTGAAGGTTTGAA harbors:
- the med4 gene encoding mediator of RNA polymerase II transcription subunit 4, with translation MATVLEKSTKERLLSVVDDLEVLSRELIEMLALSRSQKLPQPGEDTQILELLVQRDREFLELMEVAQQQGKVHQEMQLLEKEVEKRDSDIQQLQKQLKEAEHILATAVYQAKEKLKSIDKARKGSISSEEIIKYAHRISASNAVCAPLNWIPGDPRRPYPTDLEMRSGMLGHMANLPTNGVNGHLPGDALAAGRLPDVLTPHYPWQSSDVSVGMLPPHHGNDFGLEPPGHNKENEDDVEAMSTDSSSSSSDSD